A window of Microcystis aeruginosa FD4 contains these coding sequences:
- the argJ gene encoding bifunctional ornithine acetyltransferase/N-acetylglutamate synthase: MADWQEIEGGITAPKGFKSAGMAALLKPSGLPDLALIVSETEAIAAGVFTTSQVRAACVDYCRQRLQTKASARAILCNAGQANAATGEAGWQDALDSAAALSQVLGIPADAILLASTGVIGQRIRMDALTAALPTLAGLLSENGGESTARAIMTTDLVPKSIALQTTIDGRPVTIGGIAKGSGMIHPNMATMLSFITCDAAVSTVLWQNMLSRAANKSFNQITVDGDTSTNDSLIALANGQSRTTAITEMGRDAQKLEAMLTEVCQYLAKAIARDGEGATCLIEVRVSGAADDQSARQIARTIAGSSLVKSAVFGRDPNWGRIAAAAGRSGVVFHQEDLQIKLGDFVMMENGQPLAFDRASASNYLKAAANGAYLREDTVLMSICIGNGSGTGTAWGCDLSYDYVKINAEYTT; the protein is encoded by the coding sequence ATGGCCGATTGGCAGGAAATAGAGGGGGGAATCACCGCCCCAAAAGGATTTAAATCCGCAGGGATGGCTGCGTTGCTCAAACCGTCCGGTTTGCCCGATTTAGCCCTAATTGTCTCGGAAACAGAAGCGATCGCCGCCGGAGTCTTTACCACCAGTCAAGTGCGCGCCGCTTGCGTCGATTATTGCCGTCAACGCCTACAAACTAAAGCCAGCGCCCGGGCGATTTTGTGTAATGCTGGCCAAGCAAACGCCGCCACGGGGGAAGCCGGATGGCAAGACGCTCTCGATAGTGCCGCCGCCTTGAGCCAAGTTTTAGGGATTCCCGCCGATGCAATTTTGCTGGCTTCTACGGGAGTGATCGGACAGCGGATTCGCATGGATGCGTTAACCGCCGCTTTACCGACCTTAGCGGGTTTATTGTCGGAAAATGGCGGCGAAAGCACGGCCCGGGCGATTATGACCACGGATCTAGTCCCCAAATCGATCGCCTTGCAAACCACCATCGATGGTCGTCCGGTCACAATTGGGGGAATTGCCAAGGGATCGGGGATGATTCACCCGAATATGGCGACGATGCTCTCTTTTATTACCTGTGATGCCGCAGTATCGACGGTTCTCTGGCAAAATATGTTAAGTCGGGCGGCCAATAAAAGTTTTAATCAGATCACGGTGGATGGGGACACCAGTACCAATGACAGTCTGATCGCCTTGGCTAACGGTCAATCGCGCACCACGGCGATCACCGAAATGGGCCGGGATGCCCAAAAGTTAGAGGCCATGTTAACGGAAGTTTGTCAATACTTGGCCAAAGCGATCGCCCGGGATGGGGAAGGAGCCACCTGTTTAATAGAAGTGCGGGTTTCGGGGGCGGCTGATGATCAGTCCGCTCGTCAGATTGCTCGCACCATTGCCGGTTCTTCCCTAGTAAAATCGGCGGTTTTCGGTCGAGATCCCAACTGGGGACGAATTGCGGCGGCCGCGGGCCGGTCCGGGGTTGTCTTCCATCAAGAAGACCTACAAATCAAGTTAGGCGACTTCGTGATGATGGAAAATGGTCAACCTCTGGCGTTCGATCGAGCTAGTGCCAGTAATTACCTGAAAGCGGCAGCAAACGGGGCTTATTTACGAGAAGATACCGTTTTAATGTCTATCTGTATCGGTAACGGTTCGGGAACAGGTACGGCCTGGGGTTGCGATCTTAGTTACGATTACGTCAAAATTAACGCTGAGTACACCACTTAA
- a CDS encoding pentapeptide repeat-containing protein gives MVPKKSPRIPLELHQIKAYEFYQKRLASGKEGNEIDDWQQAKEYFSQHPRAILAWNLKMPYRRGKRLIKRLLLSLQSLVRVAWKLLIFPFWLFQQIPGLFAREDKDSRTFAIDVVKTIISALGLIATLLAGIGLIVNYFNSQAEMQLTQQRLITERFSKAVEQIGNNKEEVVIGGIYSLERIAKDSPKDQWTIMEVLTSYIRKNSPIPSNIEQLKPEERQKALEKLPSVSIPVQAALTVIGRRKVENDQAGDNLAETTDPNKIKILDLSGTNLRKAYLNGANLNRANLIGANLIGANLIGANLRLADLEGANLNGADLNEANLIGANLNEANLIGANLNRADLNEAYLNEAYLNRAYLNRANLNGAILHRADLIGANLNGAYLNRANLNGAILDRADLIGANLNGADLNRANLNGAYLGGANLGAAYLNGANLDGANLDGAVGLNPEQIKSACFWERAIHTESKWDEDKQLWVAADREANQREIDKLKRDKNSDPPNPIDCTTK, from the coding sequence ATGGTTCCGAAAAAATCACCACGAATTCCTTTAGAATTGCACCAGATCAAGGCTTACGAGTTTTATCAAAAACGGCTGGCATCGGGTAAAGAAGGCAATGAGATAGATGACTGGCAGCAAGCGAAAGAATATTTTAGCCAACATCCCAGAGCGATTCTTGCTTGGAATCTAAAGATGCCCTATCGCCGGGGAAAAAGGCTAATTAAAAGATTGTTGCTATCGCTCCAGTCTCTTGTCAGAGTTGCTTGGAAACTGCTAATCTTTCCCTTCTGGCTATTTCAGCAAATACCTGGACTTTTTGCCCGTGAAGACAAAGACAGCCGCACCTTTGCCATTGATGTGGTCAAAACGATTATTTCTGCCCTGGGATTAATTGCTACCCTTTTGGCAGGAATTGGGCTTATTGTCAATTATTTCAATTCTCAAGCGGAAATGCAACTGACTCAGCAACGTCTTATTACCGAGCGCTTCTCGAAAGCTGTCGAACAAATCGGTAATAATAAAGAGGAAGTGGTAATTGGCGGCATTTATTCCCTAGAGCGAATTGCTAAAGATTCTCCCAAGGATCAATGGACAATTATGGAAGTGCTGACTTCCTACATTCGTAAAAATTCCCCCATTCCCTCGAATATTGAACAACTGAAGCCAGAGGAAAGACAGAAGGCCCTAGAAAAGCTCCCTTCCGTGAGTATTCCAGTTCAGGCCGCTTTAACGGTAATCGGGCGGCGTAAAGTTGAGAATGACCAAGCCGGGGATAATTTGGCTGAAACAACTGACCCTAATAAAATTAAAATTCTTGATTTAAGTGGGACAAATTTGAGGAAAGCCTACCTCAACGGAGCCAACCTCAACCGAGCCAACCTCATCGGAGCCAACCTCATCGGAGCCAACCTCATCGGAGCCAACCTCCGACTAGCCGACCTCGAAGGAGCCAACCTCAACGGAGCCGACCTCAACGAAGCCAACCTCATCGGAGCCAACCTCAACGAAGCCAACCTCATCGGAGCCAACCTCAACCGAGCCGACCTCAACGAAGCCTACCTCAACGAAGCCTACCTCAACCGAGCCTACCTCAACCGAGCCAACCTCAACGGAGCCATCCTCCACAGAGCCGACCTCATCGGAGCCAACCTCAACGGAGCCTACCTCAACCGAGCCAACCTCAACGGAGCCATCCTCGACAGAGCCGACCTCATCGGAGCCAACCTCAACGGAGCCGACCTCAACCGAGCCAACCTCAACGGAGCCTACCTCGGGGGAGCTAACCTCGGAGCAGCCTACCTCAACGGAGCCAACCTCGACGGAGCCAACCTCGACGGAGCCGTGGGTCTTAATCCAGAACAAATTAAATCGGCCTGCTTTTGGGAAAGAGCAATACACACGGAATCCAAGTGGGATGAAGATAAACAATTATGGGTGGCTGCGGACCGGGAAGCCAATCAACGAGAAATCGACAAACTCAAAAGGGACAAAAACTCAGATCCGCCAAATCCGATCGATTGTACTACTAAATAG
- the psbM gene encoding photosystem II reaction center protein PsbM, translated as MQVNNLGFIASILFVLVPTVFLLILFIQTREETEG; from the coding sequence ATGCAGGTAAATAATCTCGGCTTTATCGCTAGTATCCTATTCGTCCTAGTCCCCACCGTTTTCCTCTTGATTCTGTTTATCCAAACCAGAGAGGAAACCGAGGGTTAA
- a CDS encoding isopentenyl pyrophosphate isomerase — MGKWGSGEVGELGSGDVGKWGSGGVGTWGSGDVGKWGSGGVGELGIMNWEVGKWGSGEVGKWGSGGLGGYLFVPLASAFLIGTFGSVAMM, encoded by the coding sequence GTGGGGAAGTGGGGAAGTGGGGAAGTGGGGGAGTTGGGAAGTGGGGACGTGGGGAAGTGGGGAAGTGGGGGAGTGGGGACGTGGGGAAGTGGGGACGTGGGGAAGTGGGGGAGTGGGGGAGTGGGGGAGTTGGGAATTATGAATTGGGAGGTGGGGAAGTGGGGAAGTGGGGAAGTGGGGAAGTGGGGAAGTGGGGGCCTTGGTGGTTATCTTTTCGTCCCCTTGGCCAGCGCGTTTTTAATTGGTACTTTTGGATCGGTGGCGATGATGTGA
- a CDS encoding universal stress protein, translating to MRRGRHKIFIGMAPGVGKTYKMLEEGHSLRKQGTDVVIGLLETHGRKETAEKAEGLEIVPRKILEKEGFTLSEMDTEAIIARSPQLCLIDELAHTNAPGSEREKRFQDVEIILSRGIDVYSTVNIQHIESLNDLVARITGVVVRERIPDRILEEADEVIVVDVTAETLEERLLAGKIYAPEKIQPSLNNFFQRRNLIALRELALREVADTVEEEASNSTFIGQSCPVHERVLVCISTYPNSLRLLRRGARIAGYMNAEFFVIFVDNPDRFLTKEEALHIETCERLCREFEGKFLRVKSYQVAEAIAEVAERERITQIVIGESLQSRWKHLIKGSFTQKLMRLIWQKNIDLHIIATDPKVPIKNALAKGTKR from the coding sequence GTGCGACGGGGAAGACATAAAATTTTTATCGGGATGGCTCCGGGAGTCGGGAAAACCTACAAGATGCTGGAGGAGGGGCATAGTCTCAGAAAGCAGGGAACCGACGTGGTGATTGGACTGCTCGAAACCCACGGCAGAAAAGAGACCGCCGAAAAAGCCGAGGGATTGGAAATCGTACCGAGAAAAATCCTAGAGAAAGAGGGATTCACTCTCTCGGAAATGGATACGGAAGCGATTATCGCTCGCTCACCGCAGCTGTGTCTGATCGATGAATTGGCTCACACGAACGCACCCGGTTCGGAGCGAGAGAAACGCTTTCAGGACGTGGAGATAATTTTATCCCGGGGAATCGATGTTTACTCGACCGTGAATATCCAGCATATCGAGAGTTTAAACGATCTGGTCGCCCGAATCACTGGGGTGGTGGTGCGGGAGCGAATACCCGATCGAATTTTGGAGGAAGCTGATGAAGTGATTGTGGTAGATGTTACCGCTGAAACCCTAGAGGAAAGATTATTAGCGGGAAAAATCTACGCTCCCGAAAAGATCCAACCATCTTTAAATAATTTCTTTCAACGGCGTAATTTAATCGCCCTCCGGGAACTGGCCTTGCGCGAAGTGGCCGATACGGTAGAAGAAGAAGCGAGTAATTCAACATTTATCGGTCAATCCTGTCCCGTTCACGAACGGGTATTAGTCTGTATTTCCACCTATCCCAACTCTTTACGATTATTGCGTCGAGGAGCGCGGATAGCGGGGTATATGAACGCGGAATTTTTTGTGATTTTCGTCGATAACCCCGATCGCTTTCTCACCAAAGAGGAGGCGTTACATATCGAAACCTGCGAACGTTTATGTCGGGAATTCGAGGGGAAATTCTTACGGGTTAAAAGCTATCAGGTGGCCGAAGCGATCGCTGAAGTGGCCGAGCGGGAACGGATCACCCAGATCGTGATCGGGGAGAGCCTTCAATCGCGCTGGAAGCATTTAATCAAAGGTTCTTTCACCCAAAAACTCATGCGCCTGATCTGGCAGAAAAATATCGATCTTCACATCATCGCCACCGATCCAAAAGTACCAATTAAAAACGCGCTGGCCAAGGGGACGAAAAGATAA
- a CDS encoding helix-turn-helix domain-containing protein has protein sequence MKPYSVDLRKKIIETYEENNLSQRELAKRFRVALSFIQKLIKQWRETGDLNPRPHGGGQKLKLTGDQIILLGDLVQEKNDATLDELRKQLEEKTQAVVSNSTISRILKRLNLTRKKSLHPRERDTERVRKLRE, from the coding sequence ATGAAGCCCTATTCTGTAGACTTACGAAAAAAGATCATCGAGACCTACGAGGAGAATAATCTCTCACAACGGGAATTAGCCAAAAGATTTAGAGTAGCTTTAAGCTTTATCCAAAAACTAATCAAGCAGTGGCGTGAAACCGGCGATCTAAATCCTCGACCACATGGTGGAGGACAAAAACTTAAGCTTACTGGCGACCAAATTATCTTGCTAGGCGATTTAGTCCAAGAAAAGAACGATGCCACCTTAGACGAGTTAAGAAAACAACTCGAGGAAAAAACACAGGCGGTAGTCAGTAACTCAACGATTAGTCGAATTTTAAAACGGCTAAACCTAACCCGAAAAAAAAGCCTACACCCTAGGGAACGAGACACGGAAAGAGTGCGAAAATTAAGAGAGTAG
- a CDS encoding IS630 family transposase, which translates to MRDVKAEDLVFVDESGSNLGMTRLYGRAEEGRRVYGSVPLNRGKNVTIIGAIALRGLVAFLNVLGAANGLIFEAFIATLLIPNLWEGACVLMDNASIHRKETLEPMLKEVGARLEFLPPYSPDFSPIENCWSKVKTLIRSISPRTYADLEKAIIQAFSQITLKDIHHWFTHCCYCDTPFKEPNQEPA; encoded by the coding sequence ATCCGAGATGTTAAAGCGGAAGACCTGGTTTTCGTTGACGAGTCCGGCTCTAATCTAGGGATGACAAGACTTTATGGGAGAGCGGAAGAAGGACGGAGAGTGTATGGTTCGGTTCCGTTAAACCGAGGGAAAAACGTGACGATAATCGGAGCGATAGCACTCAGAGGCTTGGTCGCTTTTCTTAATGTACTTGGAGCGGCAAATGGTTTAATATTTGAAGCATTTATAGCTACCTTATTGATTCCGAACTTATGGGAAGGAGCCTGTGTATTAATGGATAATGCTTCGATTCATCGAAAAGAAACGCTCGAACCAATGCTCAAAGAAGTCGGAGCTAGACTAGAGTTTTTACCTCCCTATTCTCCCGATTTTTCTCCGATTGAAAATTGTTGGTCGAAGGTAAAAACACTGATTCGTTCAATCTCACCTCGTACCTATGCCGATCTAGAAAAAGCGATCATTCAAGCCTTTAGTCAGATTACGTTGAAAGACATTCATCATTGGTTTACCCATTGTTGTTATTGCGATACCCCTTTTAAAGAGCCTAATCAAGAGCCTGCCTAG
- a CDS encoding ammonium transporter yields MKRIARKSGELVGLLPKINPVWLACVPLSAIIFVVGNRAVQAQDAKPLTPEDVQNALNTIWVLIAAILVIFMNAGFAMLETGFCRQKNAVNVLAKNLIVFALSTISFWAIGFSLMFGSVSNEFFGTGGWFLSSSDPATYVMPAYLPTSVFFLFQVAFAGTAATIVSGAVAERIKFVDFLVFSLIIVGIMYPITGHWVWGGGWLADLGFKDFAGSTVVHSVGGWSALTGAAILGPRMGKYINGRTSALPGHNMSIATLGCLILWIGWFGFNPGSALAVNETVPYIAVTTNLAGAAGGIAATFTAWAKDGKPDLSMIINGILAGLVAVTASCDGVSYWSAAIIGLIAGVVVVYSVAFFDNLKIDDPVGATSVHLVCGVFGTLAVGIFNKDAGLITGQLQLLINQIIGIVAVGAFTVIVSGIVWTILKATLGIRVTPEEELEGLDVGEHGMEAYSGFVKESDIVAGSYYASSVDMETPSAR; encoded by the coding sequence ATGAAACGAATTGCTCGAAAATCTGGGGAACTTGTCGGTTTGTTACCGAAAATTAACCCTGTCTGGTTAGCCTGTGTTCCTTTGTCCGCGATTATTTTTGTGGTTGGGAACAGGGCTGTACAGGCCCAAGATGCGAAACCCTTAACCCCCGAAGATGTCCAAAACGCCCTCAATACAATCTGGGTTTTAATTGCCGCCATACTCGTGATCTTTATGAACGCGGGTTTTGCGATGCTAGAAACGGGATTCTGTCGCCAGAAAAACGCCGTTAACGTTCTCGCCAAAAACCTGATCGTTTTCGCCCTCTCCACCATATCATTTTGGGCGATCGGTTTCTCCCTGATGTTTGGGTCTGTCAGTAACGAATTTTTCGGTACAGGAGGTTGGTTCCTCAGCAGTAGCGATCCTGCCACCTACGTTATGCCCGCATATTTGCCCACCTCGGTGTTTTTCCTGTTCCAAGTGGCTTTCGCAGGAACGGCAGCAACCATTGTATCTGGGGCTGTGGCAGAACGGATTAAATTCGTCGATTTCCTCGTTTTTAGCTTAATTATCGTCGGTATCATGTACCCGATCACCGGTCACTGGGTTTGGGGTGGCGGTTGGTTAGCTGACCTTGGTTTTAAAGACTTCGCTGGTTCGACGGTGGTTCACTCGGTCGGTGGTTGGTCTGCTTTAACGGGGGCGGCAATTCTCGGTCCGAGAATGGGAAAATACATTAACGGTCGCACCAGTGCCTTACCCGGCCATAACATGAGTATTGCGACCCTGGGTTGTTTAATTCTCTGGATTGGCTGGTTCGGTTTTAACCCCGGTTCTGCTTTAGCGGTCAATGAAACTGTACCCTATATCGCTGTCACCACTAACCTCGCCGGGGCCGCGGGGGGCATTGCCGCTACCTTTACCGCTTGGGCGAAAGATGGTAAACCCGACCTTTCGATGATTATTAACGGTATTCTCGCCGGTTTAGTAGCCGTTACTGCCAGTTGTGATGGTGTATCCTATTGGTCGGCGGCAATCATCGGTTTAATTGCTGGTGTGGTCGTGGTTTACTCGGTGGCTTTCTTCGATAACCTGAAAATTGATGACCCGGTGGGTGCAACTTCCGTTCACCTTGTCTGTGGTGTGTTTGGAACCTTAGCCGTCGGTATCTTCAACAAAGATGCAGGTTTAATCACCGGTCAATTGCAACTGTTGATTAACCAAATTATCGGGATTGTGGCAGTGGGGGCATTTACCGTGATTGTTAGTGGTATTGTTTGGACAATCCTCAAGGCTACCCTCGGTATTCGTGTTACTCCCGAAGAAGAATTGGAAGGTTTGGATGTGGGTGAACACGGCATGGAAGCCTATAGCGGTTTCGTCAAGGAGTCCGATATCGTCGCCGGTAGCTATTATGCTTCCAGTGTTGACATGGAAACGCCTAGCGCTCGTTAA
- a CDS encoding ammonium transporter — MKKIVGIIVLLLGLGFNCGVAPVFAETITAAPPNPISSGDTAWMLISSALVLLMTPGLAFFYGGLVRSRNVLNTMMMSLVAMGVIGVTWVLWGYSLAFDVTPGKSGFGEGIEAFIGGLDWLFLNGVTATAPDSTGYAPTVPHQVFMVYQMMFAIITPALISGAIVERVNFKAYFWFLLLWSTFIYSPLAHWVWGKGWLAATGALDFAGGTVVHISSGISALVAAWVIGPRRSFGTQTYAPHNVPFVLLGIGLLWFGWFGFNGGSALSSSSLATTAFVNTSIAASAGGLTWMLIEWILRGKPTAIGIASGFLGGLVGITPAAGFVLPIGAILIGSITALSCFFAVSLRAKLRFDDSLDTYPVHGVGGTVGAILTGVFATKSVNSFGNDGLLFGNPGLVWTQFVGVAATYIFAAVGTFVILKVLSLFMDLRVKPNTEAEGLDVPQHGEEAYGQEFEFGNSLSYQENLPPTNPRENY, encoded by the coding sequence ATGAAAAAGATCGTAGGAATAATCGTACTTTTGCTGGGACTGGGATTCAATTGCGGAGTTGCCCCGGTTTTTGCGGAAACCATCACCGCCGCTCCCCCCAATCCGATTAGTTCTGGGGATACCGCTTGGATGCTGATCTCCTCAGCTTTAGTTTTATTAATGACCCCCGGACTGGCTTTTTTTTATGGGGGTTTAGTCCGTTCCCGTAACGTCCTCAACACCATGATGATGAGTTTGGTGGCCATGGGTGTCATCGGTGTAACTTGGGTGCTTTGGGGTTATAGTCTCGCTTTTGATGTTACCCCGGGTAAAAGTGGCTTTGGTGAAGGGATCGAAGCTTTTATCGGTGGTCTGGATTGGCTGTTTCTCAACGGAGTCACCGCCACCGCACCCGATAGCACCGGCTATGCTCCCACGGTTCCCCATCAAGTGTTTATGGTCTATCAGATGATGTTTGCCATCATCACCCCAGCTTTAATTTCGGGTGCGATCGTGGAAAGGGTCAACTTTAAAGCCTATTTTTGGTTTTTACTGCTTTGGTCTACCTTTATCTATTCTCCCCTAGCTCACTGGGTTTGGGGTAAGGGTTGGTTGGCAGCTACTGGAGCGCTGGATTTCGCTGGTGGAACCGTTGTTCACATTAGTTCTGGGATTTCCGCACTGGTGGCCGCTTGGGTAATCGGTCCGCGTCGCAGTTTTGGTACCCAAACCTATGCACCCCATAATGTGCCGTTTGTTCTCCTAGGTATCGGTTTACTCTGGTTTGGTTGGTTTGGTTTTAACGGTGGTAGCGCGCTTTCCTCTAGTTCCCTAGCCACGACAGCTTTTGTTAATACCAGTATCGCCGCTTCGGCTGGTGGTTTGACATGGATGCTTATAGAATGGATTTTACGGGGTAAACCGACAGCGATCGGTATTGCTAGTGGATTTTTAGGGGGATTAGTGGGTATTACTCCCGCTGCCGGTTTTGTTCTACCCATCGGTGCGATTCTCATTGGTTCGATCACTGCCCTTAGCTGTTTTTTTGCGGTTAGTCTCCGGGCAAAATTGCGCTTTGATGATTCTTTGGATACCTATCCTGTCCATGGTGTGGGTGGGACGGTAGGGGCAATCCTTACGGGGGTTTTTGCGACTAAATCGGTTAATTCCTTCGGTAATGACGGTTTACTATTTGGCAACCCCGGCTTAGTTTGGACGCAATTTGTTGGCGTTGCTGCTACTTATATCTTTGCTGCCGTGGGTACTTTCGTCATCCTGAAAGTTCTCAGTTTATTCATGGATTTGCGGGTCAAACCGAATACGGAAGCGGAAGGTTTGGATGTTCCTCAACACGGAGAGGAAGCCTACGGACAGGAATTCGAGTTTGGTAACAGCCTTTCCTACCAAGAAAATCTGCCCCCCACAAATCCTCGAGAAAATTATTAG
- a CDS encoding response regulator: MMDLALPTPQTSSLAMNTNDYPTNSRLEYLNPIISFNAVKQASLFQKIKDREFNGRLFLRDYKGLESVFYFYFGRLVYATGGCHPVRRWQRMLARYCPEILQDRETLRQGLMSVVTNNLAIAWEYQVLSRWAKQQKTTLEQLNQIIGSSAEEILFDLTQSAQVGFYRQSDRLEGFTPLTVINPEQMIAKVWQQWQAWQGARLGDRSPNLAPIIKNTEELAKRTASFNTQLFSQRFNGEHSLRDLSVQSGQDLLSLARSLMIYVQLGSMDLVATKDFPSPLEMYSSASFVKVPSLKIAYGDENQQKCQFMAALMKRLGHDCITVQDGLQAISLFVEQKPDLICLSSQLLQTDAYIVCRTLRGLPLFQKTPIWIFTDHLSLTERIRAKIAGASEVVEKSPHTQMIKQLLDKYF, translated from the coding sequence ATGATGGATTTAGCCCTACCAACCCCCCAGACTTCTAGTTTAGCGATGAATACCAATGATTATCCTACTAATTCTCGACTGGAATATCTGAATCCGATCATCAGTTTTAATGCCGTGAAACAAGCGAGTCTTTTCCAAAAAATTAAAGATCGAGAATTCAATGGTCGCCTGTTCTTGAGGGATTATAAGGGTTTAGAATCGGTTTTTTATTTCTATTTTGGTCGTCTTGTCTATGCCACAGGGGGTTGTCATCCCGTCCGTCGCTGGCAAAGAATGCTCGCTCGTTACTGTCCAGAGATTCTCCAAGACCGAGAAACTCTCCGCCAAGGCTTAATGAGTGTTGTCACCAACAATTTAGCGATCGCCTGGGAGTATCAAGTTTTATCCAGATGGGCAAAACAGCAAAAAACTACCCTAGAACAACTCAATCAAATTATTGGTTCTAGTGCCGAAGAAATCCTCTTCGATCTGACTCAATCCGCTCAAGTGGGTTTTTATCGGCAAAGCGATCGCCTAGAAGGGTTTACACCTCTAACTGTTATTAACCCCGAACAAATGATCGCTAAAGTCTGGCAACAATGGCAAGCTTGGCAAGGAGCCAGATTAGGCGATCGCTCCCCGAATCTGGCCCCGATCATCAAAAATACTGAGGAATTAGCCAAAAGGACTGCCTCTTTTAATACTCAATTATTTAGCCAACGTTTTAACGGAGAGCACAGTTTACGGGATTTATCCGTACAGTCGGGACAAGATTTATTGTCCTTGGCCCGTTCTTTAATGATTTATGTCCAGTTAGGATCAATGGATCTAGTGGCCACTAAAGATTTTCCCTCACCGCTCGAAATGTATTCTTCTGCTAGTTTTGTCAAGGTGCCATCTCTCAAGATTGCCTATGGAGATGAAAATCAGCAAAAGTGTCAATTCATGGCGGCCCTGATGAAAAGATTGGGACATGACTGTATCACTGTACAAGATGGACTACAGGCCATCTCCCTTTTCGTGGAACAAAAACCAGATCTGATCTGTTTAAGTTCCCAACTTCTACAGACGGATGCCTACATTGTCTGTCGTACTTTACGGGGATTACCTCTGTTTCAAAAAACTCCCATTTGGATTTTTACTGATCATCTCAGTCTAACTGAGCGCATTCGTGCCAAAATAGCGGGAGCATCGGAGGTAGTAGAAAAGTCCCCTCATACCCAGATGATTAAACAGTTACTAGATAAATATTTTTAA